The genome window GGGCTTTTTAAAGCTTTTGCTAGAGCTTTAAAAATGGCCATTAAAATAGAAAATGACAATCTAGCAAGCTCAAAAGGAGTGATATGAAACTAGCTATTATAGATACAGGTTGTGCGAATTTGGCTTCACTTGCTTTTGCACTTGAACGTGTAGGGCAAAAATGCATTATCAGTAATGATGTAAAAGAACTCTCATGTGTAGATAAACTTTTGCTTCCCGGAGTTGGGACAGCAGCTAAAGCTATCAGTAATCTTAAAGCGCTTAATTTAGAAAATTTTATCCAAACCACTACTAAACCGCTTTTGGGAATTTGTCTTGGTATGCAAATTTTAGGTGAGTTTTCAGAAGAGTTACACCAAAAAACACTTGGCATTATGCCTTTTAAAACACAAAAATTTCAAGAAAAAGCTGATTTTACTTTCCCGCACATGGGGTGGAACCAAGTTTTTAGCTCACATGAACTTTTTCAAGGTTTAGATGGGGCTTATTTTTATTTCGTGCATAGTTATTGTGTGGGTTTAAACGAATACACCATCGCAGAGTGCGAATACTCTACTAAATTTAGTGCAAGTTTAAACAAAGACAATTTTTATGGTGTGCAGTTTCACCCTGAAAGAAGTGGCGAAGCGGGTGAGGTATTGTTAAAAAATTTCATAAATATGTAGGTAAAAATGCAAACTCAAATCATTCCAGCATTGGATTTAATAGATGGCAAAGTAGTAAGGCTTTATAAAGGTGATTATGCTAAAAAACAAGAATACAGCTTTGATCCTTTAACTAAATTTCAAGAGTATGAAGCTCAAGGTATTGAGTGGCTTCATTTAGTAGACTTAAGTGGTGCAAAAGATCCTAGTCAAAGACAGCTTAAGCTTATAGAAAATTTAGCTTCAAAAATCAAAGTAAATCTTCAAGTAGGTGGGGGAATTCGCACCAAAGAAGAGATAAAAGCTTTGTTTGAAAGTGGTGTTAAGCGTGTAGTTATAGGATCTTTAGCGGTTAAAAATAAAGCCTTCACACAAGAGCTTTTAGATGAATTTGGCGTAGAAAATGTAGTCTTAGCGCTTGATAGTGTTTGCGTTGAAGATGAGTTTTTTGTCGCTATAGATGCATGGAGTAAAACAAGCGATGAAAAATTATTTGAACTTTTAAATTTTTATAAAAATATCAAGCATATTTTATGCACAGATATTTCTAAAGATGGCACAATGAGTGGGGCAAACATCGCTTTATATAAGGCTTTATATGAGAAATTTCCACACTTGCAAACTCAAGCAAGCGGAGGTGTGGCAAGTTTAGAGGATTTTAAAAAGTTAAATGGCATAGTAAGTGGTATCATTGTAGGCAAAGCCTTACTTGATAAAGAATTTGGCATAAAGGAGGCTAAAGAATGCTTACAAAACGCATAATCGCATGTTTAGATGTAAAAGATGGCAGAGTAGTAAAAGGCGTGCAGTTTAAAAACCACGAAGACATGGGCGATGTGATAGAACTTGCTCGGTTTTATTCGCAAAATGGCATTGATGAACTAGTGTTTTATGATATCTCTGCTTCAACTAAAAATGAACGCATTAGCAGAGCTTGGGTAAGCAAAATAGCACAAAATATCTCCATACCATTTTGTGTGGCAGGGGGTATAAAAAGCGAAGATGATGCAAAAGAGTTGCTAGCTAATGGTGCAGATAAAATTTCTATCAATTCTCCTGCTTTAAATGACCCTGATTTGATTTCACGCCTTGCAAAAAGTTTTGGAGTGCAATGCGTGGTTGTGGGTGTAGATACCTTTAAAGATGAAAATGGCGAACTTTTGGTATATCAATACACCGGAGATGAGAGTAAATCTCGCCACAGTGGTAAAAAGACACTAGAGTGGATCAAACAAGCATGCGAACTAGGTGCAGGAGAGATCGTGTTAAACATGATGAATCAAGATGGCATGAGAAAGGGTTATGATCTAGATCAGCTTGCTAGAGTAAGGGAAATTTGTCCTGTGCCTTTGGTAGCAAGTGGTGGCGCAGGAGCTAAGGAGCATTTTTTAGATGCTTTTAAGCTTGGGGTTGATGGAGCTTTAGCGGCTTCAGTGTTTCATAAAAAGCTGATAGATATTAAAGAATTAAAATTATTTTTGAAAGATCAAGGCATACAAATTCGCATATAAAAAGGAAAAGCTATGAAGATAGATCAAGAAGAATTTATAAAAAGCGTTAATTGGCAAAAGGTTGATGGGCTTGTTCCGGTGATCATTCAAGATTACCACTCGTGTGAAGTTTTAATGCAAGGTTATATGAATGAAGAAGCTTTAAAAGAAAGCTTTAAACATCAAAAAGTTGTCTTTTACTCACGCACCAAGGCGCGCTTATGGATGAAGGGTAAAGAGAGTGGGAATTTTTTGCACATTGTTGATATGGGGCTTGACTGTGATAAAGACTGTGTTTTGATCCTAGCTAAACCTTATGGGCCTACTTGTCATAGTGGCGAAATTTCTTGTTTTGAGCAAATTTCCAAAAGAGCTGATTTTGTATTTTTATCGCGTCTTGAAAGACTTATCAATTCGCGTAAAAACCTTGCTCCAAACTCTTCTTATACAGCTGAACTTTTTGCAAAAGGCACCAAACGTATCGCACAAAAAGTAGGCGAAGAAGGCGTTGAAACTGCTTTAGCTGCTACTGTTAAAGACAAAGATGAATTAATCTGCGAAGCAGCAGACTTGCTTTATCATTTAGATGTTTTATTGGCTGATGCAAATTTGAGTTTAAATGATGTGATTGCTAAATTAAAAGAAAGAAATTCAAAATAAATAGTATGAATATCAATAAAGAGATATTTATTCATCATCTTTTAAAAGATATCCAAAGTGATTTGAAAGGATATAATAAAATTCTAAAGTTTGGAAAAATATTTTCCGAATATAATTTTTCAGATAATATTATTATCCAAATTGAAGATTCTTTTGATGTAAGTTTGTGTGCTTTATTGGGTGTTTATATAGAAAAATATTTAAAAACTTATAATATTACTATCAAATCAAGTAATTCAAAATTACATAATATTGGATTTTTAGAAAATTTCAATTATGAAAGAAATTTCACAAAACATTCTAAACTTAAACAATACTTCCATATAAAAACAAAAGAAGAATCTAAAAGTGAAGTATTTAAGGAGTATGTTAATTCAGTAATATTAGATCATAAAGAATTTCCAAAAATAAGTAAATTGGTAAAAAAAGAAATTGCAAAATCAATTTTTGAAATCTTTGATAACGCAAATATACACAGCGAAAGTGATAAAATTTATATTTGTAGTTTTTTAGATGAGAAAGAACATGAGTTGTATTTTTCTATTGTTGATTCTGGAATAGGATTTGCTAAAAAATTAAATAATTATTTTGGACAAAAATTTTCTTCCGAAAGTGCTATTAAATGGGCTATAAAAGAAGGACATACAACCAAAGAACAAACAGGAGGTCTTGGGTTTAAGCTTATAATAGAATTTATAAAATTAAATCAAGGAAGATTGCAAATTTTAAGTGGAGATTGTTTATATGAAATGAGTGACAATAAAGAAAAATATAATACTTTAGATTATGAATTTTGTGGTAGTATGGTTAATATGATATTTAAAACAAATGATACTAACTCATATCAGTTAAAAATAGAAGATGATGATTTATTTTAAGGAAAAAATATGCAAACTAAAACAATAAATATAAATCAACTTACAAATAGCCAATGTATTTTATCTGAAGATGGACAAAAAGTTTTTACAGAGATAAAAAAAATATTAGAAGCTAAAGATAAAGTAGTGTTATCATTTAAAGATATAAATATCTTGACAACAGCTTTTTTAAATTCTGCTATAGGAAATTTATATAATGATTTTAGTGAAGAATATATAAAAGAAAAATTGAGTGTTGAAAACATGAAAGATGAAGATAAAGCAATGTTAAAAAGAGTAACAGCTAATGCTAAAAGTTATTATAAAAATCCTGATAAAATCAGACAATCTATAAAAGAAATTTTAGAAGAAGATTGATGTCAGTTGTCTATTATTTAAAAGATATCACTACATTTAACAATAAAAAAATATTTTTTGATACCAATATTTTGATTTATCTTTTTTATGCAAGTGACAAAAAATTACAAGAAGAATGTGCTAGTTTATACAATGAGCTTTTAAAAACAAAAGCCCTGTGTTATACTAGTTTTTTAAATATTTCTGAATTTTATAATCGTTGCATGAAAATTGAATTTGAAAAGGCAAAAGAAATAAATAAGCAACTTAAATATAAAAATTTTAGAAATAGTCCAGAAGGTTTGGAGATAGAAAAAGATATTACCAATATTGTTAAATCATTATTAGATAAATTTTTTCTTGTTATGGTAGATTTTGATAAAGATTTTATTATAAAAGTTTTAGACAATGAAACTATTGATTTATGTGATAAAGCTTTAGTAGAAATTTGCAAAAAAGAAAATATGATTTTATTTACCAACGACAAAGACTTTAAAAATAAAGATCTTAATATTCTTGCTTTAGAAAACTTTTAATAAAAGTTAAGCGTGATTTCTCACGCTTAATTAAGCAATATTTTTGAAAAGATTCACTGACTATATCGAGTGATTTTTAAAAAACTTTATATTTTAATGCATAGTTTTGGCATTTTATATCCAATACATCTGTTTTAATTCGGACTAAAATCATTTTTTATCATTTTCTAACATTATTTTCTAGTATAAATCTTCAAATTTGTAACATTTTGCTGTATTTTTGGAACAGTTCTTGCTTTACATTAGCTAAGCAATAGAAGATTGTGAGATATTCACAAAGCAATATTTTTTAAAGGATTTAATTATGATGAGATCTCTTTGGGCTGGGGTTTCAGGACTCCAAGCACACCAATACGCAATGGATGTAGAAGGTAACAACATAGCAAATGTTAATACATTTGGTTTTAAGTATTCTCGTGCGGATTTCTCAACGCTTATGAGCCAAACTTCTAAGATAGCTACAGCTCCAGATGGCAATTTAGGTGGTAAAAACCCTATGCAAGTTGGACTTGGTGCAGGCGTAAATTCTACGACTAGAATTCACTCTCAAGGTAATATCCAAACCACAGATAAAAACACCGATATGGCTATTAATGGAGATGGATTTTTCATCGTATCAAATGATGGTGGCACCACTCAGTATTATACCCGTGCAGGGGATTTTAAAACAGACGCGGTAGGAAATTTCGTAGATAATAACGGCTATACTGTTCAAGGCTGGAACTACAACCAAGAAACAGGTCAAATTGACTCTTCAACTTCAGTAGGTGATATCGTAATCCCACCTGGCATGAGTATGCCTGCTAGACCAAGTTCTTCTGTAAAACTTACAGCAAATTTAGATAGTGGTAATACTTTAGGTATGAATGCTTCTGCTAAGCGTCCTATCTATGCTCTTGATTCTGTTCATGGTATGAGAACTGATACAGGAACAGCA of Campylobacter sp. 2014D-0216 contains these proteins:
- a CDS encoding ATP-binding protein, with protein sequence MNINKEIFIHHLLKDIQSDLKGYNKILKFGKIFSEYNFSDNIIIQIEDSFDVSLCALLGVYIEKYLKTYNITIKSSNSKLHNIGFLENFNYERNFTKHSKLKQYFHIKTKEESKSEVFKEYVNSVILDHKEFPKISKLVKKEIAKSIFEIFDNANIHSESDKIYICSFLDEKEHELYFSIVDSGIGFAKKLNNYFGQKFSSESAIKWAIKEGHTTKEQTGGLGFKLIIEFIKLNQGRLQILSGDCLYEMSDNKEKYNTLDYEFCGSMVNMIFKTNDTNSYQLKIEDDDLF
- the hisA gene encoding 1-(5-phosphoribosyl)-5-[(5-phosphoribosylamino)methylideneamino]imidazole-4-carboxamide isomerase, yielding MQTQIIPALDLIDGKVVRLYKGDYAKKQEYSFDPLTKFQEYEAQGIEWLHLVDLSGAKDPSQRQLKLIENLASKIKVNLQVGGGIRTKEEIKALFESGVKRVVIGSLAVKNKAFTQELLDEFGVENVVLALDSVCVEDEFFVAIDAWSKTSDEKLFELLNFYKNIKHILCTDISKDGTMSGANIALYKALYEKFPHLQTQASGGVASLEDFKKLNGIVSGIIVGKALLDKEFGIKEAKECLQNA
- a CDS encoding type II toxin-antitoxin system VapC family toxin — protein: MSVVYYLKDITTFNNKKIFFDTNILIYLFYASDKKLQEECASLYNELLKTKALCYTSFLNISEFYNRCMKIEFEKAKEINKQLKYKNFRNSPEGLEIEKDITNIVKSLLDKFFLVMVDFDKDFIIKVLDNETIDLCDKALVEICKKENMILFTNDKDFKNKDLNILALENF
- the hisIE gene encoding bifunctional phosphoribosyl-AMP cyclohydrolase/phosphoribosyl-ATP diphosphatase HisIE — translated: MKIDQEEFIKSVNWQKVDGLVPVIIQDYHSCEVLMQGYMNEEALKESFKHQKVVFYSRTKARLWMKGKESGNFLHIVDMGLDCDKDCVLILAKPYGPTCHSGEISCFEQISKRADFVFLSRLERLINSRKNLAPNSSYTAELFAKGTKRIAQKVGEEGVETALAATVKDKDELICEAADLLYHLDVLLADANLSLNDVIAKLKERNSK
- the hisF gene encoding imidazole glycerol phosphate synthase subunit HisF, giving the protein MLTKRIIACLDVKDGRVVKGVQFKNHEDMGDVIELARFYSQNGIDELVFYDISASTKNERISRAWVSKIAQNISIPFCVAGGIKSEDDAKELLANGADKISINSPALNDPDLISRLAKSFGVQCVVVGVDTFKDENGELLVYQYTGDESKSRHSGKKTLEWIKQACELGAGEIVLNMMNQDGMRKGYDLDQLARVREICPVPLVASGGAGAKEHFLDAFKLGVDGALAASVFHKKLIDIKELKLFLKDQGIQIRI
- the hisH gene encoding imidazole glycerol phosphate synthase subunit HisH; this encodes MKLAIIDTGCANLASLAFALERVGQKCIISNDVKELSCVDKLLLPGVGTAAKAISNLKALNLENFIQTTTKPLLGICLGMQILGEFSEELHQKTLGIMPFKTQKFQEKADFTFPHMGWNQVFSSHELFQGLDGAYFYFVHSYCVGLNEYTIAECEYSTKFSASLNKDNFYGVQFHPERSGEAGEVLLKNFINM
- a CDS encoding STAS-like domain-containing protein; protein product: MQTKTININQLTNSQCILSEDGQKVFTEIKKILEAKDKVVLSFKDINILTTAFLNSAIGNLYNDFSEEYIKEKLSVENMKDEDKAMLKRVTANAKSYYKNPDKIRQSIKEILEED